In Juglans microcarpa x Juglans regia isolate MS1-56 chromosome 8D, Jm3101_v1.0, whole genome shotgun sequence, the following are encoded in one genomic region:
- the LOC121243304 gene encoding protein CELLULOSE SYNTHASE INTERACTIVE 3 translates to MSKSPSPEPREFISSSISRRRELNGTEAMDDSECTMATVAHFIEQLHANMSSQHEKELITARLLGIARARKDARTLIGSHGQAMPLFISILRSGTSVAKVNVAATLSLLCKDDELRLKVLLGGCIPPLLSLLKSESIEARKAAAEALYEVSSGGLSDDLVGMKIFVTEGVVPTLWDQLNPKNRQDKVVEGFVTGALRNLCGDKDGYWRATLEAGGVDIIVGLLSSDNAASQSNAASLLARLMLAFSDSIPKVIDSGAVKALLRLVSQENDISVRASAADALEALSFKLTRAKKAIVDDNGLSVLIGAVVAPSKEGMQGECGQALQGHATRALANICGGTSALILYLGELSQSPRLAAPVADIVGALAYALMVFEHNSDVNEEPLDVTQIEDILVMLLKPRDNKLVQERVLEAMASLYGNVYLSRWASHAEAKKVLTGLITMATGDVQEYLILSLTSLCCDGVGIWQAIGKREGIQLLISLLVLSSEQHQEYAVQLLAISTDQVDDSKWAITAAGGIPPLVQLLEIGSQKAKEDAAHVLWNLCCHSEDIRACVESAGAIPAFLWLLKSGGSRGQEASALALTKLIRTADSATINQLLALLLGDSPSSKAHTIRVLGHVLIMASHEDLVHKGSAANKGLRSLVEVLNSTNEESQEYAASVLADLFSIRQDICDNLATDEIVHPCMKLLTSKTQVVATQSARALGALSRPTKTKTTNRMSYLAEGDVKPLIKLAKTSSIDAAETAVAALANLLSDSHIAAEALAEDIVSALTKVLGEGTSQGKQNASRALHQLLKHFPVGDVLTGNAQCRSAVLALVDSLNAMDMDGTDALEVVALLARTKQGVHLTYPPWSVLAEVPSSLETLVHCLAEGHAPVQDKAIEILSRLCVDQPVVMGDLLVARPRTIGSLANRIMNSSSLEVRVGGCALLICALKEHKQQSMEALDVSRYLKSLIHALVEMVKVNSNCSSLEIEVQTPRGFMERTAFQEGDGFDVPDPAAVLGGTVALWLLSIIASFHANNKLIVMEAGGIEALFEKLSSYTSNPQAEYEDAEGIWISSLLLAILFQDPNVVLSPATMRIIPSFALLLRSDEVIDRFFAAQAMASLVCHANKGINLAIANSGAVAGLITLIGYIESDIPTLVALSEEFFLVRNPEQVVLEHLFEIEDVRFGSTARKSIPLLVDLLRPIPDRPGAPPIAVQLLTCIADGSDTNKLIMAEAGGLDALTKYLSLSPQDSMEATISELLRILFSNPDLIRYEASASSLNQLIAVLRLGSRSARFSAARALHELFDAENIRDTELAWQAVQPLVDMLNAASASEQEAALVALIKLTSGSPSKATLLTDVEGNPVESLQKVLSSSSSLELKGNAAQLCSVLFGNTKFRENPITSECIQPLVLLMQSDSITAVESAVCAFERLLDDEQQVELAAAYNVVDLLVGLVSGTNHRLIEASICALIKLGKDRTPLKLDMVKAGIIDNCLELLPLAPSLLCSSIAELFRILTNSNAIARGTAAAKIVEPLFLVLLRPDFDLWGQHSSLQALVNILEKPQSLATLELTPSQVIEPLISFLESPSQAIQQLGTELLAHLLAQEHFQQDITTKNAVVPLVQLAGIGILNLQQTAVKALEKISTTWPKAVADAGGIFELAKVIIQDDPQPPHLLWESAALVLSNVLSFKTEYYFKVPLVVLVKMLHSTLESTITVALNALLVHERSDASSAEQMTEAGAIDALSDLLRSHQCEEPAGRLLEALFNNMRVREMKVSKYAIAPLSQYLLDPQTRSESGRLLAALALGDLSQHEGHARASDSVSACRALISLLEDQPTEDMKMVAICALQNFVMRSRTNRRAVAEAGGILVIQELLLSPNPEVSGQAALLIKLLFSNHTLQEYVSNELIRSLTAALERELWSTANINEEVLKTLNVIFANFPKLHTSEAATLCIPHLIGALKSGSEAAQESVLDTLCLLKHSWSTMPIDIAKSQAMIAAEAIPILQMLMKSCPPSFHERADSLLHCLPGCLTVTIKRGNNLKQTMGSTNAFCRLTIGNGPPRQTKVVNHSTSPEWKEGFKWAFEVPPKGQKLHIICKSKNTFGKTTLGRVTIQIDKVVSEGLYSGLFSLNHDSNKDGSSRTLEIEIIWSNRTSDEDM, encoded by the exons ATGTCGAAGTCTCCCTCCCCTGAACCACGAGAGTTCATATCTTCTTCTATTTCCCGGCGCAG GGAATTAAATGGAACAGAAGCTATGGATGATTCAGAATGCACTATGGCTACCGTTGCTCATTTTATTGAGCAACTGCATGCCAACATGTCCTCACAACATGAGAAAGAACTTATTACAGCACGTTTGCTAGGTATTGCTAGAGCAAGAAAGGATGCAAGGACACTAATTGGTTCCCATGGCCAAGCAATGCCATTATTCATAAGCATCCTCAGGAGTGGCACCTCTGTAGCAAAAGTTAATGTTGCTGCAACTCTTAGTCTTCTATGCAAAGATGATGAATTACGGTTAAAGGTGCTTCTAGGTGGGTGCATCCCCCCATTACTCTCACTCTTGAAGTCTGAATCAATTGAGGCTAGGAAGGCAGCAGCAGAGGCTCTATATGAAGTTTCCTCTGGTGGGCTTTCAGATGATCTTGTTGGTATGAAAATATTTGTGACAGAAGGTGTCGTACCAACCTTGTGGGACCAACTCAATCCAAAGAACAGGCAGGACAAAGTGGTTGAGGGATTTGTTACTGGGGCTTTGAGAAATCTTTGTGGTGATAAGGATGGTTACTGGAGAGCAACACTTGAGGCTGGAGGAGTAGATATCATCGTGGGTCTTCTTTCTTCGGATAATGCTGCTTCTCAATCAAATGCAGCTTCTCTGTTGGCCCGCCTGATGTTGGCTTTCAGTGATAGCATCCCAAAAGTAATAGATTCTGGAGCTGTCAAAGCTTTGCTTCGTCTCGTAAGCcaggaaaatgatatttctgTCCGTGCTAGTGCTGCAGATGCTTTAGAGGCTCTTTCTTTCAAATTAACCAGGGCAAAGAAAGCAATTGTTGATGATAATGGTCTTTCGGTTCTTATTGGAGCTGTAGTTGCTCCTTCTAAAGAGGGTATGCAAGGTGAGTGTGGTCAGGCTTTACAGGGGCATGCAACGCGAGCTTTAGCAAATATCTGTGGTGGGACGTCTGCTTTAATACTATATCTTGGGGAACTTTCACAGTCCCCTCGCCTGGCTGCACCAGTTGCTGATATAGTTGGAGCACTTGCCTACGCTCTGATGGTCTTTGAGCACAACTCTGATGTGAATGAAGAACCTCTTGATGTGACACAGATAGAAGATATTCTTGTAATGCTACTAAAGCCTCGAGATAATAAGCTGGTCCAAGAGCGTGTCCTTGAGGCTATGGCTAGCCTGTACGGCAATGTCTATCTCTCAAGATGGGCAAGTCATGCAGAAGCAAAGAAGGTTCTTACTGGACTCATAACGATGGCTACTGGTGATGTGCAAGAGTATTTGATACTGTCTTTGACAAGCTTATGCTGTGATGGGGTAGGCATCTGGCAAGCAAttggaaagagagaaggaatTCAGTTACTGATATCGTTGCTGGTGTTATCCAGTGAGCAGCATCAAGAATATGCTGTTCAATTGCTTGCAATCTCAACTGACCAAGTTGATGACAGCAAGTGGGCCATCACAGCTGCTGGAGGGATTCCTCCCCTGGTGCAGTTGTTAGAGATAGGATCTCAGAAGGCAAAAGAGGATGCGGCTCATGTTCTGTGGAACTTGTGCTGTCACAGTGAGGACATTCGTGCTTGTGTTGAAAGTGCTGGAGCAATCCCAGCATTCTTATGGCTTCTAAAAAGTGGTGGATCAAGAGGGCAAGAAGCCTCTGCTTTGGCACTTACAAAGCTTATCCGAACAGCTGATTCTGCTACCATTAATCAGTTACTGGCTTTACTCCTTGGAGATTCTCCTAGCTCAAAGGCCCATACAATTAGAGTTTTGGGCCATGTACTCATAATGGCATCACATGAGGATCTTGTGCATAAGGGTTCTGCAGCAAACAAAGGTCTGAGGTCTCTTGTCGAGGTTCTTAACTCAACAAATGAAGAGTCGCAAGAGTATGCAGCTTCCGTCCTAGCTGATCTGTTCAGTATAAGACAAGATATTTGTGATAATCTTGCAACTGATGAGATTGTTCATCCTTGCATGAAGCTTCTAACCAGCAAAACTCAAGTTGTTGCAACACAGTCAGCTCGGGCATTGGGTGCTCTGTCCCGTCCAACTAAGACTAAAACTACAAACAGGATGTCTTATCTTGCTGAGGGGGATGTGAAGCCTCTAATCAAGTTGGCTAAAACTTCTTCTATTGATGCTGCTGAAACTGCAGTTGCTGCGCTGGCTAATCTTCTCTCTGATTCCCATATTGCTGCAGAAGCCCTGGCAGAAGATATTGTTTCGGCTTTGACAAAAGTACTTGGAGAAGGAACTTCACAAGGTAAGCAGAATGCTTCACGTGCTCTCCATCAATTGCTGAAGCATTTTCCAGTGGGTGATGTACTCACCGGAAATGCTCAGTGTCGCTCTGCTGTTCTAGCACTTGTTGACTCTTTAAATGCAATGGATATGGATGGTACTGATGCTTTAGAAGTAGTTGCACTCTTGGCTAGGACAAAACAAGGTGTGCACCTCACTTACCCTCCATGGTCTGTCCTTGCCGAAGTTCCCTCAAGCTTAGAGACTCTTGTCCACTGTCTGGCTGAGGGGCATGCTCCTGTGCAAGACAAGGCAATAGAAATTTTGTCTAGGCTTTGTGTGGACCAACCAGTTGTGATGGGTGATTTGTTGGTTGCAAGACCAAGAACCATTGGTTCACTAGCTAACAGGATAATGAACTCATCCAGTTTAGAAGTGAGAGTCGGAGGGTGTGCATTGCTCATTTGTGCTCTAAAAGAACACAAACAGCAGTCAATGGAAGCACTGGATGTATCCagatatttaaaatcacttataCATGCTTTAGTGGAAATGGTGAAGGTCAATTCTAATTGTTCATCTTTGGAAATAGAAGTTCAAACTCCTAGAGGATTTATGGAAAGAACTGCATTCCAGGAAGGAGATGGGTTTGATGTTCCTGATCCAGCTGCTGTCTTGGGGGGTACTGTTGCCTTGTGGTTGCTATCAATAATTGCTTCCTTCCATGCTAACAACAAACTCATTGTAATGGAGGCTGGTGGAATTGAGGCTCTCTTTGAGAAGCTTTCAAGCTATACTTCCAATCCACAG GCAGAATATGAGGATGCAGAAGGTATATGGATTAGTTCCCTGCTCCTGGCTATTTTGTTCCAGGACCCAAATGTTGTTTTGTCTCCTGCAACTATGCGCATCATACCTTCATTTGCTCTTCTTCTGAGATCTGACGAAGTAATTGATAGGTTCTTTGCTGCCCAGGCAATGGCCAGTCTTGTTTGTCATGCAAACAAGGGAATAAATCTTGCCATTGCCAACTCAGGTGCTGTTGCTGGGTTAATAACCCTAATTGGGTACATAGAGTCAGATATACCGACTCTTGTTGCTTTATCAGAAGAATTTTTTCTAGTAAGAAACCCTGAACAAGTTGTACTGGAACATCTTTTTGAAATAGAAGATGTACGATTTGGGTCAACTGCACGCAAATCTATACCTTTGTTGGTGGATCTCTTGAGACCAATTCCAGATAGACCAGGTGCCCCTCCCATAGCTGTTCAGCTATTGACCTGCATTGCAGATGGAAGTGatacaaacaaattaattatggCTGAAGCTGGAGGTCTGGATGCTCTGACGAAGTATCTATCTTTGAGCCCTCAAGACTCAATGGAGGCCACTATATCTGAACTACTGAGAATATTGTTTAGCAATCCTGATCTTATTCGATATGAAGCATCAGCTAGTTCCTTAAATCAACTCATAGCTGTTCTGCGGCTGGGGTCAAGAAGTGCTAGATTCAGTGCTGCAAGGGCTCTCCATGAGCTTTTTGATGCCGAGAACATCAGAGATACCGAATTAGCCTGGCAGGCTGTTCAGCCATTGGTTGACATGCTTAATGCTGCATCAGCGAGTGAGCAAGAGGCTGCTCTTGTTGCCTTGATAAAGCTGACTTCAGGAAGTCCTTCTAAAGCAACCCTGTTGACTGATGTTGAAGGAAACCCAGTAGAGAGTTTGCAAAAAGTATTATCATCTTCCTCATCCTTAGAATTGAAGGGAAATGCTGCACAACTCTGTTCTGTTCTTTTTGGAAATACTAAATTCAGAGAAAATCCAATTACCTCTGAATGCATACAACCTCTTGTATTGCTCATGCAGTCTGATTCAATTACAGCAGTAGAATCTGCAGTTTGTGCTTTTGAAAGATTGTTGGATGATGAACAGCAGGTGGAGCTTGCAGCAGCTTACAATGTCGTAGATCTCCTTGTTGGCTTAGTTTCTGGAACAAACCATCGGCTTATTGAGGCTAGCATCTGTGCTCTCATAAAGTTGGGAAAAGACCGGACTCCTCTTAAGTTGGATATGGTCAAAGCTGGCATTATCGATAATTGTCTTGAGCTACTCCCTCTCGCACCCAGTTTATTATGCTCCTCTATTGCAGAGCTATTTCGCATTTTAACAAATAGCAATGCAATTGCTAGAGGCACAGCTGCTGCAAAAATTGTAGAACCCCTTTTCCTGGTTTTACTTCGTCCTGATTTTGACTTGTGGGGCCAGCACAGTTCCTTGCAAGCACTTGTAAATATTTTGGAGAAGCCCCAGAGCCTCGCAACTTTAGAACTTACCCCTAGTCAAGTCATTGAGCCTCTGATTTCATTCCTGGAGTCCCCATCTCAAGCCATCCAGCAGCTTGGCACAGAGTTGCTTGCTCATCTTCTTGCTCAGGAACACTTTCAGCAAGATATTACGACAAAAAATGCAGTTGTGCCTCTTGTGCAGCTTGCGGGAATTGGTATATTGAACTTACAGCAAACAGCAGTAAAAGCATTGGAAAAGATATCCACAACTTGGCCAAAGGCAGTTGCTGATGCTGGAGGAATTTTTGAGCTTGCAAAGGTTATAATTCAAGATGACCCTCAGCCACCTCATTTATTATGGGAGTCAGCTGCTTTGGTTCTCTCCAATGTTCTGAGTTTCAAAACTGAATATTACTTTAAAGTTCCTCTGGTAGTTCTCGTGAAAATGTTGCACTCAACTTTGGAGAGCACGATCACAGTGGCCCTTAATGCCTTACTTGTTCACGAAAGGAGTGATGCTTCAAGTGCTGAACAGATGACTGAAGCTGGTGCCATAGATGCTTTATCGGACCTTTTAAGATCTCACCAGTGTGAAGAACCAGCTGGAAGATTACTTGAAGCCCTGTTTAACAATATGAGGGTACGAGAGATGAAGGTTTCCAAATATGCAATAGCACCTTTATCGCAATATCTACTTGACCCACAAACCAGGTCAGAATCTGGCAGGCTTCTTGCAGCTCTTGCTCTTGGGGACCTCTCACAACATGAAGGACATGCTAGAGCTAGTGATTCTGTTTCTGCTTGTCGTGCATTAATAAGCTTGCTTGAAGATCAACCGACAGAAGACATGAAGATGGTGGCTATTTGTGCATTGCAAAACTTTGTCATGCGCAGCAGAACCAATAGGCGAGCTGTTGCAGAAGCGGGAGGCATATTGGTGATTCAGGAATTATTGCTTTCTCCTAATCCAGAAGTTTCTGGGCAGGCAGCGTTGCtgatcaaattattattttctaatcacACACTCCAAGAATATGTGTCGAATGAGCTCATCAGATCTTTGACAG CTGCACTAGAAAGAGAATTGTGGTCCACAGCAAATATCAATGAAGAGGTTTTGAAAACCCTAAATGTGATATTTGCAAACTTTCCAAAGCTACATACCTCTGAAGCTGCTACTCTATGCATTCCTCATTTAATAGGAGCACTTAAATCTGGTAGCGAGGCAGCTCAGGAATCTGTACTGGACACCCTGTGCTTGTTAAAGCATTCTTGGTCAACAATGCCGATTGATATTGCAAAGTCGCAGGCCATGATTGCAGCTGAAGCTATTCCTATCCTGCAAATGCTCATGAAATCCTGCCCACCAAGTTTCCATGAGAGAGCAGACAGCCTGTTGCACTGCTTACCGGGCTGTTTGACAGTTACTATTAAGCGTGGGAACAACCTAAAGCAGACCATGGGAAGCACAAATGCCTTTTGCCGATTGACTATAGGCAATGGTCCTCCAAGACAAACCAAG GTAGTGAACCACAGTACCTCTCCCGAATGGAAAGAAGGGTTCAAATGGGCATTTGAAGTACCTCCAAAGGGACAAAAGCTCCACATCATTTGCAAAAGCAAAAATACTTTTGGGAAG ACAACACTGGGAAGAGTGACCATCCAAATTGACAAAGTTGTGAGTGAAGGACTATACAGCGGATTATTCAGCCTTAATCATGACAGTAACAAAGATGGCTCATCTCGAACGCTTGAGATTGAGATTATCTGGTCCAACAGGACATCAGACGAGGACATGTAA